AGAAATTGCCGGGTAACGCATCCATAACGGATCATTGTCGGCAAAAACGGACCCTGTCAATAAAAGGGCCGATGTTAAGATCAGTAATTTTTTCATGCGTTTATTAATTTCCGTAAAAGTACAAGATTATTTTTATACGAATGTCATATTTCCTAAAATCATGTATGAAAGGCTACGGCTTATGCAATTCAATGTGACCGGAAAACGTAGTCTCTGATTCCCTCTGTTATGTTCGAAAATAGTAACTAAAAAACCGAAACAAAGGATGATAAGTGTCTGTTTTACTAAATGAAGTATAGTCAATAAGGCGAGATAGTTAACAATTTATTCCTATACAAATACTATTTAAAAACAAATTTTTGATCACTAATGAAAAAGTATTTAGCAGAGATGATCGGGACGATGGTACTTGTCCTGATGGGTTGTGGTAGCGCAGTATTTGCGGGAGCCGCTCAACCTTTTTCAGCGGTTGGAACGCTGGGTGTAGCTTTTGCCTTCGGGCTGTCAGTTCTTGCAATGGTATACACGATCGGTAAGATTTCGGGATGTCATATCAATCCTGCCATCACACTGGGAATGTTGCTTTCTAAAAAGATTTCCGGAAAAGATGCGGGTATGTATATGATTTTCCAGGTGATCGGTGCGATCATCGGATCATCTATCCTTTATATACTGGCAAAAGACTCCGGTTCTACTACCACGCTTACCGGAGCCAACGGGTATCATGATCTCGTTCCGGCTTTTGTTGCCGAAACAGTATTTACATTTATCTTCCTGCTTGTTGTTTTAGGTTCCACATCCAAAGGAGCCAATACCAAGTTTGCCGGTATCGCTATCGGTCTGGCTTTGGTGTTGATCCATATTGTTTGTATCCCTATTACCGGAACATCGGTGAACCCGGCACGTAGTATCGGTCCGGCTTTGTTCCAGGGTGGTGAAGCTCTCTCACAATTATGGTTGTTCATCGTTGCACCTTTCCTGGGAGCCGCAATAGCTGCTTTGGTATGGAAAGGTATAGATACGGAAGAAGCATAATCCTTTGTTACTAAATTTATAACCGAAATCCCCGGGGAAATCACTGTCCTCCGGGGATTTTTTGTTTGACAAATTGATACTACTATGCCATGTAATTCGGATTACTATACCGGGTAAATGAAATTATCCGACCGGGTAATATTTTTTAACGTATCAATAAGTTTGTAGAAGTACGTGTATGAGTACAAATTGTCAGTCTCTTTTTCTACCTTTGTCCGTAGACTAAACTAATATAACATGAACAAGAAACTTATTCTTTCTTTGCTAGCCTTAGCAGGTGTTCCCGCTCTCTTGATGGCTGCGGACGATGCACGCCTGTTGCGCTTTCCGGCTACCAATGGCAGTGAGATCGTTTTCTCGTATGCCGGTGACCTGTATAAAGTTCCGGCTACTGGTGGAGAGGCCCAGCGCCTGACTTCGCATGTAGGGTACGAAATGTTCCCCCGTTTTTCTCCGGACGGCAAAACGATTGCATTCACCGGACAGTATGATGGTAACACAGAAGTGTATACAATCCCTTCTACGGGGGGAGAGCCTTTACGTGTCACTTATACGGCGACCAACAAGCGTGATGATCTCGGTGACCGTATGGGGCCTAACAACATTGTCATGAACTGGACTCCCGACGGAAGCCGTATCGTTTACCGTAATCGTATCAGCGATGGTTTCGACGGGAAATTATATACGGTGGATAAAGAAGGTGGTCTTTCCGAGGTGATTCCTTTGCCGGAAGGTGGTTTCTGCAGTTATTCACCGGATGGAAAACAACTGGCTTACAACCGTGTGATGCGTGAATTTCGTACCTGGAAATATTACAAAGGGGGAATGGCCGATGATATTTGGATTTATAATCCGGAAAAGAAATCGGTGGAAAACATTACGGACAATGTCGCCCAGGATATTATTCCGATGTGGATCGGTGATGAAATATTCTTCCTTTCGGACCGTGATCGTACGATGAATATCTTTGTTTACAATATAAAGACCCGGCAAACCAGTAAAGTGACCGATTTCACGGAATACGATGTGAAGTTCCCGAGTGCAAACGGCCATACGATCGTTTTCGAGAATGGCGGTTATCTTTATAAGATGGATGCGGCAGCCAAGAAGCCGGAAAAGGTGGAGGTAAAGCTGACATCCGATAATATCTATGCCCGTAGCGAGATAAAAGATGGTGCACAGTATCTGACTGAAGCCAGTATCTCTCCTGACGGCGAACGTGTTGTCGTGACAGCCCGTGGTGAAGTATTCAACCTGCCGGTAGAGAAAGGCGTAACAAAGAATATCACCCGCTCTCCGGGGCAGCATGACCGGGAAGCACAATGGTCCCCAGACGGTAAAATGATCGTTTACATCTCTGACGGTACCGGTGAAACGGAACTTTATATGCAGGATGCAACAGGTGGCGAACCTGTTCAGCTGACAAAAGATAACGACACCTATATCCGTTCATTCGAGTGGAGTCCGGATTCAAAAACGGTCGTTTATACAGACCGTAAGAACCGTATCAACCTGCTGGATATAGCTACTAAGCAGGTAACGACCTTGTTGCAGGACCCGATGGCCGAGATCCGGGACGTAACCTATTCTCCTGACAGCAAATGGCTGACCTATTCCCGTCCGGGAACGAATGAGCACAGTATTATCTATGTTTACAACATTGCAGAGAAAAAAGAATATCCGGTAACGGATAAGTGGTATAATTCGGATTCACCTGTTTTCAGTCGTGACGGAAAATATCTCGTATTCTCTTCTGCCCGCGATTTTAATCCTACTTACGGTTCTCTGGAATGGAATCATGTATATAATAATATGGAGGGCGTTTACCTGGTATTGTTATCAAAGGATACTCCTTCTCCTTTCCTGGAAAAAGATGCCGAAGTGGCTATAGCAAAAGAGGATAAAGCGAAAAAAGAAGAACCGAAGAAAGACGGGAAGAAAGAAACTGCTTCCGAAAGTCCGGTTGTGAAGATCGATATGGATGGTATTTCTGATCGTATTATCCAGCTCCCGCTGGCAGGTTCCCGTTACGGAAACTTCTATGCTGATGGTAATAAAGTTTACTATTTCGGCAGGGGCGGTACGAAGGTATACGATCTCGAAAAGCAAAAAGAAGAAAGTGTTGCCGACGGTGCTTCTATGTCCGTAGCTCCCGGCAGTAAAAAAGCATTGTTCTACAAAGGAGGGGAGATCTATGTGACCGATATCCCTTCGGGTAAGGCTGATCTGAGCGAAGCTGTGAATCTTTCGAACATGAAGATTACGACTGATTATCCGAAAGAATGGGCACAGATATTCGATGAGGCATGGCGCGCTTTCCGTGACGGCTTCTATGTGGAAAATATGCATGGAGTGGATTGGAAGGCTATTAAGAAGAAATATGAAGTCCTTTTGCCGTACGTAAAAACACGTTTGGATTTGAATTATGTGATCGGTGAGATGATCGGCGAACTGAACTGCGGTCATGCTTATGTGAATCCGGGTGAATTGGATCTTCCAGACCGTGTGCAGACCGGTCTGCTGGGAGCAGAGATTTCACGTGATAAGAGTGGTTTCTTCCGTCTGGAAAAGATATTGCCGGGTGCTTCCTGGAGCAAAGATTTGCGTTCTCCGCTGACTGAGCCGGGTATCGAAGCCAAAGCCGGTGAGTTTATCGTGGCTATCGATGGCGTTCCGACCAACAGTGTGAAGGATATGTTCTCTTTGTTAGTAGGGAAAGCCGGTGTGCCTACCGAACTTTCATTGAACAGTAAACCCCAGCTGGCTGGTGCGCGTAAGATTGTGATCAGCCCGCTTGCCGAGGAATATTCTTTGTATCACTACAACTGGGTGCAGGATAACATCAAGAAAGTGGATAAGGCGACTAACGGGCGTGTTGGATATATCTATATCCCGGATATGGGCGTGGATGGTCTGAATGAGTTCTCCCGTTATTTCTATCCGCAACTGGATAAAGAAGGTCTGATCATCGACGATCGTGCCAATGGTGGCGGTAACGTCTCTCCGATGATCCTTGAACGTCTTTCCCGCGAACCATATCGTCTGACGATGCGCCGCGGCTCCAACCATATCGGAACTGTTCCCGATGCAGTACAGGTGGGCCCGAAAGTTTGCCTTATCAACAAATATTCTGCCTCGGACGGTGACTTGTTCCCGTGGGGCTTCCGTGCCCTGGGCTTAGGAAAACTGATCGGAACCCGTACCTGGGGTGGTATCGTCGGTATCAGTGGTCCGCTGCCTTACATGGACGGAACCGATATTCGTGTACCGTTCTTCACCAGCTATGATCCGAAGACCGGTCAGTGGATCATCGAAAACCACGGTGTCGACCCGGATATCCTGATCGATAACGATCCGATCAAGGAGTGGAACGGCGAAGACCAGCAACTGAACAAGGCGATCGAAGAGGTTATGAAAGATCTTCAGAATCGCAAACCGTTGGCTCCGGTTCCGGCACCGAGAGATTTCAGTAAATAAAATGAAACTTTTTATATACAAAGAAAAAGGATATCCTGAACCGTTACAGGATATCCTTTTTTATTTATAGCTGTTATGCTTTTGTTATATATTTTGAATACAGAATAAAAGGTTTCTGATGGATGCCATTTTTATTTTATATATTTGTGATCTAGAAAATGAAACATAAAGCATGTTAGATGAAAGATGGTTATTGAAGGAATTAACCGAGGGATCAGAGCTAAGTTTTAATACTCTGTATAACCTTTGGGGTTCCAGGCTTTACCATTTTGCATTCTCTTATTTGAAATCAGACAGTGCTGCCAAAGATGTAGTGCAGGAGACATTTGTTAAAATCTGGACAAACCGGACCGGTATAGATCCGAATGCCTCTTTCAAAGCTTATTTGTTTACAATTTCCTATCATTTATTATTGAAAGAACTTCGACGTCAGTTGAATCATCCGCAAATGGAAAATTATCTGGAAATAAAAAAAGGATTAGCGTCTGCAGAAGATATAGAAACCAAATATGATTTTGATCTTTTCCTGAAAGAATTGGAAAGAGCCAAGCAAAAATTGACACCCCGACAAAAAGAAATATTTATTTTGAGTAAGGAGTATAATCTAACTATTACAGAAATAGCCTCTCAACTATCTATTACAGAGCAAGCTGTTAGAAACCAGCTTTCTGCTGCATTAAAAGTCTTACGCAGCGAATTGTCAAATTATTCCTATTTGTTTATACTTTTTACGATTCATTTCTGAAAAATATGTTTTATAGCATGTGAAAAAGCATGTTATAAATTTAGCCTTTCGGGATATAATGCATAGACAAATGAAACATTAGGTTTATGAGTGTATCCATATATAGAAATTTGAAGGATTGGTTAATGAAATATCAGGCTGAAGAAATAAGTCAGGAAGAATTTCGTGAACTTAGACAAGAGCTCAATAATCATTCGGATGAAGAGATTTTCCCTATTTTACTGGATAGTTGGAATGGTTGGGATAATAATGAACGTTTATCACCGAAAGAAGCCCAAAGTCTATTGTCCCGTATTCGGAAAGAAATAAATGTAACGTCTGTTCCCAAGAAAAGAAGATTTGATTGGCAACAAATTGCGGCAGCTGTAGCACTCTTGATTATGGGATGTTGCTCTGTTTATTTATATCTGGACAATAAGAAAATTACCCAACTTGCCGACCGGATCATGGATGTGAGGGTCGGAAAAGGAGAGCGTGCATCTATCACTTTACCGGATGGAACGGCTGTAAAGCTTAATTCTGAATCTATACTTTCTTATAAACAAGATTTTGGTAAAAAAGACCGGCGTGTATCTCTTTCTGGTGAAGGTTATTTTGAAGTACAAAAAGATTTGCAAAAGCAGTTTGTAGTCAATACTGAATTTATGGATATAAAAGTGACAGGTACTTCATTCAATGTGTATGCCTATTCTGATAAAGACATATTGGAAATAGCATTGGTGAAAGGAAGCGTTACCGTATCTTCTGTCTGTCCCCCTTTTGAGATAATAAATGTTGTTCCGAATGAAAAAGTCATTTATGATAAGAAAACAGGGATAATGAAGAAAATAGCAACTTCAAATGTCCTGGAAACAGCCTGGGTGAGCAAGGAATTGGTATTTAGGTCGGAATCGATGGACACTGTTTTAAAACGAATAGGGAGAAAATATGGCGTGTATTTTGAAATTATGGATTCATCTCTTATTAAAGATACGTATACAGGTGTGTTTGATAAAGAAGAAATAGAAGAAGTAATGAGCATTCTGAAGTTTCATTATGGATTTGATTATAAGATAAAAGAAAATGAAATTCAAATTTTTGCGATAAAAAACTAAAGTATTAACATTAAAAATAAGAAGTATGAAGGAATAGAAAAAAGAAGAAAATATCCGGAAAGCGGGCAGGCTCTCCGGATAAAATTGTCGAATTCAGTTCGCGAAGCTATGCGTTGGCATAGCAGTAAAAAAACTAAAAGTCAACTTTAAATTTTTTATTATGAATGTGATTCAAAACTTAATTAAGTTAAGGTGTAAAAGTACAAAATTTTGTGGAACAAACTTGTTCCTTGTACTAAGTTTTATCTTTTTAACTACCATATCGGTTAATGCACAGACAGGAACTGTTAATCTGGAATTAGAAAATGCGACTTTATCTCGTTTTTTTCAGGAGATAGAAATGCAGTCTACTTATCGTTTTTCTTACAAGGGATCGGATTTGGAGGGAAAAGATCTCGTTACTGTTTCGGTAAAGAACCAATCTTTAAAAAGTGTACTTACTGATATTTTGTCGAAGCGTGATTTACATTATCAGGTATCCGGCAATAAAATATTGATTGCAGTTTCTTCCGGACAATCTGAAAAATCAACAGTAAAGAAAAAGATAAGTGGTGTTGTTGTCGATACAAAAGGAGAGCCCATTATTGGTGCCAATGTCTCCGAAAAAGGGACTACAAATGGGACGATCACGGACTTGGATGGTCGTTTCTCTCTGGAAGTAGGAGAGAACAGTAATTTATTGATATCATATATTGGTTATGACGGGCAAGACTTACCAGTAAAAGGAAAAGAGCTGTTTAATGTGACACTCAAAGATGATTCTCAGGCATTGGATGAAGTGGTAGTTGTAGGATACGGTACACAGAAAAAAGTAAATCTGACAGGTTCGGTTTCTTCTGTGAAATTCGATGAAGAATTGGCCAATCGACCGATTACAGATGCATCGCAAGCACTTTCCGGTAAAGTTTCCGGTATATGGATCAGTCAAAATTCCGGTAAACCGGGAAGTGACGGTGCTCAGTTGAGGATACGTGGCTGGGGTACGTTGAATAATTCGGATCCGTTGATAATCATTGATGGTGTGGAGGGTGCATTCAGCCAGATAAACCCAAGTGATATTGAAAGCATTTCTGTTTTGAAAGATGCGGCAAGTGCCGCTATTTACGGATCGAAAGCCGCAAATGGTGTTGTTTTGGTGACGACGAAGATGGGGAAAAATAATGAAAAGACTCAAGTCGAACTGAATTCATACGCCGGTATTCAGCAAATCGGTCGCCGGTTTAATTTGGTGGATAATAGTGCAGAATTCATGACAATGGCCAATCAGGCATTTGTGAATGGGGGAGAGAATCCTTTATTTCCGGAAAAGTTGATTTCAGATTTTGCAAATGGAACGGATCCTTATAAATATCCGAATACGGACTGGTATGATTACCTGTTCCGGAATGCTTTAATAACAGGCCATAATTTATCTATCCGTGGAGGATCAGAAAAGTTGTCATCTTTCTTATCTCTGAATTATCTGAAACAAGATGGTATAATCGTCAATTCAGATGCAGAACGATTTGGTATACGGGCCAATTTGGAATATACTGTTAATACCTGGTTTAAAATAGGAAGCCGTTTGAGTTATACACGTAAAAATTCTTCTGAACCTTATGATTTAGGTAGGACATTCGATATGCAGGCTGGGGCTTCCCCGTTCATAGCTCCGTATACGAGAGACGGACGATTTGGGTCGGTAGAAGCGATTGCAGAAGACGGAACACTTCTGTATGATAACCGGAATGCGTTGATCGATGCCTCGAATGGTGCTAAGAAAACGTTTCAGGATTATATGTCTTTGAATGCTTTCGCGACAGTCGATTTTACAAAAGACCTGAATTTGCAGGTGACATGGTCTTCTACGGGAAATTGGAAACTGACTGACCGGTATAATGAGACAATTTACGGTTATACGGACTCCGGAATGGAAACTGTGACACGTAATTACAATCGGGAAGGACTGGAAATGAGTAGGGAACAAATCTCAACTATGCGTAATAATTTCCATGCAACATTGAATTATAGCAAAAAAATAGCAGCCAAACATTATGTAGCAGGTATATTAGGTATGCAATTGGAGAACTACAATGTAAAGAATGTATTTGCTCGTAGATCTGATCCGGCCAAAGAAGGACTTACCCAGGTTGATGCCGGAACGAATGGTATTCAGGGCGAGGGTAATATGGAAGGTCTGAGAATGGCTTCTTATTTTGGTCGTTTTAATTACGCTTTTGCCGATAAATATTTGTTTGAAATGAATCTGCGGGCGGATGCCTCTTCACGTTTCAAACGAGGAAACCGTTGGGGTGTTTTCCCCGGTTTTTCTGCCGGTTGGCGTTTAAGCGAAGAAAGTTTCATAAAGAATCTGGATATTTTCTCTAATATGAAATTACGTGCTTCCTGGGGTCAATTAGGTAATCAGACGATTGAAGGATATTGGCCTTATTTGACTGTGATCAACCAGAGTTATGATTTAAGTTATAATTATGGAGGATCTTTGGCGCCTGGAGCTGCTGTGACAGCTTTGGTCGACGAAGACATTACCTGGGAAACAACCTCTTCTTTAGATATAGGTCTGGATCTGGGCTTTTTCAATAATAAATTGAATGTAGAAGCAGATTATTTTAGTAAGAAAACCACCGATATTATTGTTCAGCTACCTATTTCAAATATTTTAGGGGATAAAACAGCTCCGTTTGAAAATGTTGGAGAAATGAAAAATACCGGCTTTGAATTAGTCGTCAATTACGATAACCAAGAAACAGACAAGAACCGTTTGGGATTTAACGTCGGATTGAATTTTACCTATATCAATAATAAGGTAACTAAATTTCAGGGAGGTAAATCTCCGGACCAGCTGTATTTAATCCGTGAAGGATTTCCGTATAAGGCATTGTACGGATATAAGGCAGTCGGAATTTATCAGTCGGACGAAGAAGCGGAAAAGCATATGCATAGTAATGCCTATAAACCGGAGATGGGAAATTTGAAATATGAGGATGTGAATAGTGACGGAAAACTGGATTTCCAGGATAAACAGGTGCTGGGTAATACGATACCTAAAATAACGTATGGTATTACAGCCGGATTACGTTATAAAGGCTTTGACCTAAATCTTTTGTTTCAGGGCTTAGGACAGGCAAATGCCTTTACCAAAAACTCATTCACACAAATGGAGCTGATGTATCTGACGATCGTTGATTCATGGAAAGATGCCTGGACTCCGGAGAATACAAATTCTAAGATACCGATGTTGCGTTTCGATTCGGCATGGGATGGATATGAGTCTTCATTTTGGATGCACAGAATCGATTTTTTAAAGTTGAAGAACCTACAGCTGGGTTATACATTCCCCGAAAGTATCAGTTCCAAACTAGGCATGAAACGACTTTATTTATACGCGAATGCTTCGAATGTATTTACAATCATGTGGAAAAAGGGATATGAAGGATATGATCCTGAAAGAAGCACGTTCGATGCAGGGGGATCTTATTATCCATCTCCCAGAATATTTACATTTGGTTTAAATCTTAATTTTTAAATTATGAAAAATCTATTTGCATATTGCTTATTGGCTGTAATAAGCTTCTCCTTTCAGAGTTGTATGGAGAATTATTTGGATTTATATCCTGAAGATAAAATAACGTCGGCAACTTTTCCTCAAAGTGAAAAAGATATTCAGTTATTGTTGAATGGGGTTTATGCCCAACTGCGTGAAACAACCGTTTATGATCAGGGGTTATTTGGCTTCGGAGTGACGGATGGAGCAACACCGAATGCCTATTGTTGGGGGACAGTAGAGATTTTTAATCATTTAGGTAGTGGAACTCTAAGTTCGAGTGACCAGGGTATTGTGACTTATCGGTGGAAAAGATGCTACGAAATAATTTCAAGGGCAAACTATTTATTGTCTAATTTGGATTTAGTAGATTTACCGGAAAAATCCAGATCTGCTTATTGGGGAGAAGCCCATTTTTTACGTGGATTGGCTTATTCTGTCTTGGCAGAAAGTTATGGAGGGGTTCCTATTGTATTGACAAGTATTTCAACAGAAGAAGCCCGTAATCTAGAACGAGCGAGTGTGGAAGAAACTTGGCAACAGGCAGTAAACGATTACGAAGTAGCGATTGCCAATTTGGAAGTGAATGCTTCCGCTCCGGGGAAGGCTACCAAAGGAGCTGCTTTAGGCATGATGATGAGAGCTTATTTGTATCAGGGAAAATATAAAGAGGTTTTGACTTGTATTGAACAAATAGATAAACTTAATAAATATGGGCTTTTCCATAGTTATG
This is a stretch of genomic DNA from Parabacteroides chongii. It encodes these proteins:
- a CDS encoding MIP family channel protein, translating into MKKYLAEMIGTMVLVLMGCGSAVFAGAAQPFSAVGTLGVAFAFGLSVLAMVYTIGKISGCHINPAITLGMLLSKKISGKDAGMYMIFQVIGAIIGSSILYILAKDSGSTTTLTGANGYHDLVPAFVAETVFTFIFLLVVLGSTSKGANTKFAGIAIGLALVLIHIVCIPITGTSVNPARSIGPALFQGGEALSQLWLFIVAPFLGAAIAALVWKGIDTEEA
- a CDS encoding S41 family peptidase translates to MNKKLILSLLALAGVPALLMAADDARLLRFPATNGSEIVFSYAGDLYKVPATGGEAQRLTSHVGYEMFPRFSPDGKTIAFTGQYDGNTEVYTIPSTGGEPLRVTYTATNKRDDLGDRMGPNNIVMNWTPDGSRIVYRNRISDGFDGKLYTVDKEGGLSEVIPLPEGGFCSYSPDGKQLAYNRVMREFRTWKYYKGGMADDIWIYNPEKKSVENITDNVAQDIIPMWIGDEIFFLSDRDRTMNIFVYNIKTRQTSKVTDFTEYDVKFPSANGHTIVFENGGYLYKMDAAAKKPEKVEVKLTSDNIYARSEIKDGAQYLTEASISPDGERVVVTARGEVFNLPVEKGVTKNITRSPGQHDREAQWSPDGKMIVYISDGTGETELYMQDATGGEPVQLTKDNDTYIRSFEWSPDSKTVVYTDRKNRINLLDIATKQVTTLLQDPMAEIRDVTYSPDSKWLTYSRPGTNEHSIIYVYNIAEKKEYPVTDKWYNSDSPVFSRDGKYLVFSSARDFNPTYGSLEWNHVYNNMEGVYLVLLSKDTPSPFLEKDAEVAIAKEDKAKKEEPKKDGKKETASESPVVKIDMDGISDRIIQLPLAGSRYGNFYADGNKVYYFGRGGTKVYDLEKQKEESVADGASMSVAPGSKKALFYKGGEIYVTDIPSGKADLSEAVNLSNMKITTDYPKEWAQIFDEAWRAFRDGFYVENMHGVDWKAIKKKYEVLLPYVKTRLDLNYVIGEMIGELNCGHAYVNPGELDLPDRVQTGLLGAEISRDKSGFFRLEKILPGASWSKDLRSPLTEPGIEAKAGEFIVAIDGVPTNSVKDMFSLLVGKAGVPTELSLNSKPQLAGARKIVISPLAEEYSLYHYNWVQDNIKKVDKATNGRVGYIYIPDMGVDGLNEFSRYFYPQLDKEGLIIDDRANGGGNVSPMILERLSREPYRLTMRRGSNHIGTVPDAVQVGPKVCLINKYSASDGDLFPWGFRALGLGKLIGTRTWGGIVGISGPLPYMDGTDIRVPFFTSYDPKTGQWIIENHGVDPDILIDNDPIKEWNGEDQQLNKAIEEVMKDLQNRKPLAPVPAPRDFSK
- a CDS encoding RNA polymerase sigma factor, which translates into the protein MLDERWLLKELTEGSELSFNTLYNLWGSRLYHFAFSYLKSDSAAKDVVQETFVKIWTNRTGIDPNASFKAYLFTISYHLLLKELRRQLNHPQMENYLEIKKGLASAEDIETKYDFDLFLKELERAKQKLTPRQKEIFILSKEYNLTITEIASQLSITEQAVRNQLSAALKVLRSELSNYSYLFILFTIHF
- a CDS encoding FecR family protein, translating into MSVSIYRNLKDWLMKYQAEEISQEEFRELRQELNNHSDEEIFPILLDSWNGWDNNERLSPKEAQSLLSRIRKEINVTSVPKKRRFDWQQIAAAVALLIMGCCSVYLYLDNKKITQLADRIMDVRVGKGERASITLPDGTAVKLNSESILSYKQDFGKKDRRVSLSGEGYFEVQKDLQKQFVVNTEFMDIKVTGTSFNVYAYSDKDILEIALVKGSVTVSSVCPPFEIINVVPNEKVIYDKKTGIMKKIATSNVLETAWVSKELVFRSESMDTVLKRIGRKYGVYFEIMDSSLIKDTYTGVFDKEEIEEVMSILKFHYGFDYKIKENEIQIFAIKN
- a CDS encoding TonB-dependent receptor — encoded protein: MQSTYRFSYKGSDLEGKDLVTVSVKNQSLKSVLTDILSKRDLHYQVSGNKILIAVSSGQSEKSTVKKKISGVVVDTKGEPIIGANVSEKGTTNGTITDLDGRFSLEVGENSNLLISYIGYDGQDLPVKGKELFNVTLKDDSQALDEVVVVGYGTQKKVNLTGSVSSVKFDEELANRPITDASQALSGKVSGIWISQNSGKPGSDGAQLRIRGWGTLNNSDPLIIIDGVEGAFSQINPSDIESISVLKDAASAAIYGSKAANGVVLVTTKMGKNNEKTQVELNSYAGIQQIGRRFNLVDNSAEFMTMANQAFVNGGENPLFPEKLISDFANGTDPYKYPNTDWYDYLFRNALITGHNLSIRGGSEKLSSFLSLNYLKQDGIIVNSDAERFGIRANLEYTVNTWFKIGSRLSYTRKNSSEPYDLGRTFDMQAGASPFIAPYTRDGRFGSVEAIAEDGTLLYDNRNALIDASNGAKKTFQDYMSLNAFATVDFTKDLNLQVTWSSTGNWKLTDRYNETIYGYTDSGMETVTRNYNREGLEMSREQISTMRNNFHATLNYSKKIAAKHYVAGILGMQLENYNVKNVFARRSDPAKEGLTQVDAGTNGIQGEGNMEGLRMASYFGRFNYAFADKYLFEMNLRADASSRFKRGNRWGVFPGFSAGWRLSEESFIKNLDIFSNMKLRASWGQLGNQTIEGYWPYLTVINQSYDLSYNYGGSLAPGAAVTALVDEDITWETTSSLDIGLDLGFFNNKLNVEADYFSKKTTDIIVQLPISNILGDKTAPFENVGEMKNTGFELVVNYDNQETDKNRLGFNVGLNFTYINNKVTKFQGGKSPDQLYLIREGFPYKALYGYKAVGIYQSDEEAEKHMHSNAYKPEMGNLKYEDVNSDGKLDFQDKQVLGNTIPKITYGITAGLRYKGFDLNLLFQGLGQANAFTKNSFTQMELMYLTIVDSWKDAWTPENTNSKIPMLRFDSAWDGYESSFWMHRIDFLKLKNLQLGYTFPESISSKLGMKRLYLYANASNVFTIMWKKGYEGYDPERSTFDAGGSYYPSPRIFTFGLNLNF